In Sphingopyxis sp. FD7, a single window of DNA contains:
- a CDS encoding N-acetylmuramoyl-L-alanine amidase, translating to MNLLEKTKRIQRAVGAAEDGIYGNETADMLLRKLGVSLPLIGQIAPDVVKGTGKNITRIFLHCTATREGQDIDAATIKRWHLAQGWSDIGYHFVIRLDGTIEIGRDESVPGSHVKGFNTGSIAVVYVGGLNAQGKAKDTRTDAQKKALEWLCRELGAAYPAARFMGHRDASPDRNGDGKITSNEWLKECPCFDVASWLQSVGIDPR from the coding sequence GTGAACCTTCTCGAAAAGACAAAGCGCATCCAGCGCGCGGTCGGTGCGGCCGAAGACGGCATCTATGGCAACGAGACGGCCGACATGCTGCTTCGGAAGCTTGGCGTCTCGCTTCCGCTGATCGGGCAGATCGCGCCCGATGTCGTCAAGGGCACTGGCAAGAATATCACTCGCATCTTTCTGCACTGCACCGCGACCCGCGAGGGGCAGGACATCGACGCCGCGACGATCAAGCGATGGCATCTGGCGCAGGGCTGGAGCGACATCGGCTATCATTTCGTCATCCGCTTGGACGGCACGATCGAGATCGGCCGCGACGAGAGCGTGCCCGGCAGCCATGTGAAGGGCTTCAACACCGGCTCGATCGCCGTCGTCTACGTCGGTGGGCTCAATGCCCAGGGCAAGGCGAAGGACACGCGCACCGACGCGCAGAAGAAGGCGCTGGAATGGCTGTGCCGTGAATTGGGCGCGGCCTATCCCGCCGCCCGTTTCATGGGGCACCGCGACGCCAGCCCCGACCGGAATGGCGATGGCAAGATCACGTCGAACGAGTGGCTGAAGGAATGCCCCTGTTTCGACGTCGCGTCGTGGCTCCAGTCGGTCGGGATCGACCCGCGATGA